The Heliomicrobium undosum region GGGATTGGAATCTTTTGCGCCAAAGCTGAAAGGGGCTGTCGCCTCCTTGGGTTCCCGTGACGGCGTTGGCCTAGTTTTGGGTGTACCGATGCGCGGCAGGTTGGCGTCCAGCTTCAAAGCGATTGTAGACAGCCGGTATCTGTTCACGCTGGGCGGATTTAGGCTTCTTTTGCGAAAAAGCAAACCGGGCGCCGGCGACATGGGAACAGAAACGTGCTCTACGGCGGCTACCCCTTGGGGGGACTGACGAGTAGCCACATGCCTGAATTAAACAAGCAATCTAACTGGCATGAAAAAAGACGCCTTTATCAACAAAAAGTTGAGGGCGTCTTTTTCTTTAGTCACTTCTATCGGTCAACAAAGAGCCATTTCGGCGGCAAACGCCAGCGCATTTGCTGAAGGCGATTTAGGGGGAGGCTTTGGATGTCACAATTTGACGAGAAAGGCGACTTTCGTTAACAGTTCTTCCTCAGGCACCTCGGCCGGACAATTATAGTAAAACTCATAGACCACGCCAGTCGGAGTGATGTTGTTCTCGGACATCCACCGGCTCATGGCTGCATAGAAGGGCTCCATTTTGCTGTAAGGCCCCTTATACAGAGAGGAAACCTGCCGGCCTGCGGGGATTTCTCCCGCCTGGATGTCACCCTTTCCGGCGAGCGGCTTCGCGACGGGGAAGCCGATTTCTACATCCAGATTTTCCATATCCATGTTGTAATAGGCTGC contains the following coding sequences:
- a CDS encoding GyrI-like domain-containing protein, with protein sequence MDCAIELSEQPSRPVLYIRARTAVGNLPQVLGKAYSEIIAYLNELGEAPADAAFAAYYNMDMENLDVEIGFPVAKPLAGKGDIQAGEIPAGRQVSSLYKGPYSKMEPFYAAMSRWMSENNITPTGVVYEFYYNCPAEVPEEELLTKVAFLVKL